From one Macaca nemestrina isolate mMacNem1 chromosome 3, mMacNem.hap1, whole genome shotgun sequence genomic stretch:
- the LOC105487880 gene encoding DDB1- and CUL4-associated factor 16 — translation MGPRNPSPDHLSDSESEGEENISYLNESSGEEWDSSEEEDSMVPNLSPLESLAWQVKCLLKYSTTWKPLNPNSWLYHAKLLDPSTPVHILREIGLRLSHCSHCVPKLEPIPEWPPLASCGVPPFQKPLTSPSRLSRDHATLNGALQFATKQLSRTLSRATPIPEYLKQIPNSCVSGCCCGWLTKTVKETTRTEPINTTYSYTDFQKAVNKLLTASL, via the coding sequence ATGGGTCCTAGAAATCCCTCTCCTGACCACTTGTCAGATTCAGAAAGTGAGGGAGAAGAAAACATTAGCTACCTAAATGAGAGTTCTGGGGAAGAGTGGGATTCCTCTGAAGAAGAGGACTCCATGGTACCCAACTTATCGCCTCTTGAGAGTCTTGCCTGGCAGGTTAAGtgccttttaaaatattccaCAACTTGGAAACCTTTAAATCCTAATTCCTGGTTGTATCATGCTAAACTCTTGGATCCAAGCACACCAGTCCATATACTTCGAGAGATAGGTCTAAGACTCTCCCATTGTTCCCACTGTGTCCCCAAACTGGAACCAATTCCTGAATGGCCCCCTCTGGCCTCTTGTGGAGTCCCACCTTTTCAAAAGCCTCTTACAAGTCCCAGCCGGCTCTctagagatcatgccactctaaATGGAGCACTGCAATTTGCCACCAAACAGCTAAGCCGAACATTGAGTAGAGCCACTCCCATACCTGAATACCTAAAACAGATCCCTAATTCTTGTGTTTCTGGGTGTTGCTGTGGCTGGCTGACTAAAACAGTTAAGGAAACAACTCGTACTGAACCCATCAACACTACTTATTCTTACACTGACTTCCAAAAGGCAGTTAACAAACTCCTAACTGCATCACTGTAA